From Brevibacillus marinus, a single genomic window includes:
- a CDS encoding FecCD family ABC transporter permease produces the protein MIHPKVIKKQRFILGALTALILTTSILAMGMGYASLSYDRLIPVLLGQGTFKEEFVLFSIRLPRIVITLLAGMALSVSGAILQGITRNDLADPGIVGINSGAGVAVAVFYLFFPIDAGSFVYMLPVIAFIGSLITACIIYLFSYDKTTGLQPIRLMLIGFGTSIALSGAMIMLVTSSDPRKVDFIAKWLAGNIWGADWPFILAVLPWLVILIPLTLVKAQPLNLLQISDPVAVGAGVSLNKERIALLLTAVALAAAAVSVTGGISFIGLMAPHMAKALVGARHQLFIPVALLMGGWLLLLADTIGRNLADPEGIAAGTMTALIGAPYFIYLLLKKS, from the coding sequence ATGATCCATCCAAAAGTGATCAAAAAGCAGCGCTTCATCCTTGGCGCATTGACAGCATTGATTCTGACTACCAGCATCCTGGCCATGGGTATGGGATACGCTTCTTTGTCTTACGACAGACTGATTCCTGTCTTGCTTGGCCAAGGCACGTTCAAAGAAGAATTTGTGTTATTTTCCATACGCTTGCCGCGAATCGTCATTACGCTTTTAGCCGGCATGGCGCTGTCCGTATCAGGGGCGATTTTGCAAGGAATAACGAGAAATGACCTGGCCGATCCGGGAATTGTCGGCATCAACTCCGGAGCCGGGGTGGCCGTTGCCGTTTTTTATTTATTCTTCCCGATCGACGCTGGCTCTTTTGTTTATATGCTGCCGGTGATCGCGTTTATCGGTTCGTTGATCACGGCTTGTATCATTTATCTGTTCTCCTACGACAAGACAACCGGTCTGCAGCCGATCCGACTGATGCTGATAGGGTTCGGCACTTCCATTGCGCTTTCCGGGGCGATGATCATGCTTGTCACTTCTTCCGACCCCAGGAAAGTCGATTTTATCGCGAAATGGCTGGCAGGAAACATATGGGGGGCGGATTGGCCGTTTATCCTGGCTGTTCTGCCGTGGCTGGTGATCCTGATTCCGTTGACATTGGTTAAAGCCCAGCCGTTAAATCTGTTGCAGATCAGCGATCCTGTCGCTGTCGGGGCAGGTGTCTCCTTGAATAAAGAGAGAATCGCGCTTCTTTTGACAGCCGTTGCACTAGCTGCCGCTGCGGTTTCGGTCACAGGCGGAATTTCTTTTATCGGACTGATGGCACCACATATGGCGAAAGCTTTGGTTGGAGCTCGGCATCAATTGTTTATCCCCGTTGCCCTTCTCATGGGCGGATGGCTGCTGTTGCTTGCTGATACCATCGGACGAAACCTGGCCGACCCGGAAGGCATCGCGGCCGGAACGATGACAGCTCTCATCGGGGCGCCGTACTTTATCTATTTACTGTTAAAAAAATCCTGA
- a CDS encoding FecCD family ABC transporter permease, with protein sequence MTKHARFFPFLYKLSLSIGLAIGTFFVSMMLGAADTSFKEVWLSVASDVKTDTITMLREIRLPRVTAAVFVGAALGVSGAVMQGLTRNPLADPGLLGLTAGANAALALTLALIPSANYFALMIACFLGAAIGALLVIGIGMMKKNGFSPLRLVLAGAAVSAFLYAVSEGIALRYKISKEASMWTAGGLIGTTWSQLQPIVPLIILSICIAFLLSRQLTLLSLNEELAIGLGQKITQIKFALMIVIILLAGASVALVGNLAFVGLMIPHIARVFVGTDYRYILPMSAVLGATFLLAADTLGRTLNAPFETPVAAIVSVLGLPFFLFIVRKGGKA encoded by the coding sequence ATGACGAAACACGCAAGGTTCTTCCCTTTTTTGTACAAGCTTTCGCTGAGCATCGGGTTGGCGATCGGCACATTTTTCGTGTCGATGATGCTGGGAGCAGCTGATACCAGCTTCAAAGAAGTATGGCTGTCCGTTGCCTCCGACGTGAAAACCGATACCATCACCATGCTTCGTGAAATTCGTTTGCCCCGGGTCACAGCGGCCGTTTTTGTCGGAGCCGCGCTGGGGGTCTCAGGCGCCGTCATGCAAGGTTTAACCCGGAACCCTCTCGCCGATCCCGGTCTGCTCGGTTTAACGGCGGGGGCGAATGCCGCGCTTGCGTTAACCCTTGCGCTCATTCCGTCCGCCAATTACTTTGCGCTCATGATCGCCTGCTTTCTTGGCGCGGCGATTGGCGCCCTGTTGGTGATCGGAATCGGCATGATGAAGAAAAACGGCTTCTCGCCGCTGCGCCTCGTGTTGGCCGGCGCTGCGGTTTCTGCCTTTCTTTATGCCGTATCGGAAGGAATTGCCCTGAGGTATAAAATTTCCAAAGAGGCTTCGATGTGGACCGCCGGGGGCCTGATCGGAACGACGTGGAGTCAACTCCAACCCATCGTTCCTTTGATCATCCTGAGTATCTGCATCGCCTTTTTGCTGTCCAGACAGCTTACCCTTCTCAGTTTGAATGAAGAGCTTGCCATCGGATTGGGCCAGAAGATTACGCAAATCAAATTTGCGCTGATGATCGTCATTATCCTGCTTGCCGGCGCTTCCGTTGCATTGGTCGGCAATCTGGCCTTTGTCGGGTTAATGATTCCGCATATCGCCAGAGTTTTTGTCGGAACAGATTATCGCTATATTTTGCCGATGTCGGCCGTACTGGGGGCGACATTTTTGCTTGCAGCCGATACGCTTGGCCGCACCCTAAATGCGCCGTTTGAAACGCCGGTAGCGGCCATCGTATCGGTTTTGGGACTTCCTTTCTTCCTTTTCATTGTACGTAAAGGAGGGAAGGCGTGA
- a CDS encoding iron-hydroxamate ABC transporter substrate-binding protein: MKKAFLAFLMLSLLLLGACGNSETAGHPDDSGTETEAITQANAASDQASTSETVIYQSETGPVEVPANPQRIIALTNGPNVLALGGKIVGIDQWTYTNPLFQEKLQGVEVVSEDSLEKIIELNPDLIIGSPLMNNLDKLQEIAPTVLYTWGKLDYLSQQIEIGKLLNKEKEAREWVEDFKKRAEAAGKAIKEKIGEDATVTVMENDAKQLYVFGNNWARGTELLYQAMGLKMPEKVKEKALGPGYHPLSIEVLPEFAGDYIVFSKNPDGDSSFMETDTWKNIPAVKNKRVLELNTLAITYSDPITLEYLLDHFEQFFLGQ, encoded by the coding sequence TTGAAAAAGGCATTCCTTGCATTTCTGATGTTGTCCCTGCTCCTTCTGGGCGCTTGCGGAAACAGCGAGACGGCAGGCCATCCCGATGATTCGGGAACGGAAACGGAAGCGATCACGCAAGCGAATGCAGCTTCTGACCAGGCGTCCACATCAGAAACGGTGATCTATCAATCGGAAACCGGACCTGTTGAGGTCCCTGCAAACCCGCAGCGAATCATTGCGCTCACCAATGGGCCCAATGTCCTTGCTTTGGGCGGAAAGATCGTCGGAATTGATCAATGGACTTATACAAATCCGCTGTTTCAAGAGAAATTGCAAGGTGTGGAAGTCGTTTCCGAGGACAGCCTGGAGAAAATCATTGAATTGAACCCGGACTTGATCATTGGGTCCCCCTTGATGAACAATCTCGACAAATTACAAGAAATTGCGCCGACTGTGTTGTACACGTGGGGAAAGTTGGACTATTTGTCGCAGCAAATCGAAATCGGCAAACTCCTAAACAAAGAAAAAGAAGCGAGAGAGTGGGTTGAAGATTTCAAAAAACGTGCCGAAGCGGCAGGCAAAGCCATAAAAGAAAAAATTGGCGAAGACGCTACCGTAACGGTGATGGAAAATGACGCGAAACAGCTCTACGTCTTCGGAAATAACTGGGCGCGCGGAACCGAACTGCTGTATCAGGCCATGGGCTTGAAGATGCCTGAAAAAGTAAAGGAAAAAGCACTGGGACCGGGCTACCATCCGCTATCGATTGAAGTCCTTCCGGAGTTCGCGGGAGATTATATCGTCTTCAGCAAAAATCCGGACGGCGACAGTTCCTTTATGGAAACAGACACATGGAAGAACATTCCGGCGGTGAAAAACAAGCGGGTCCTTGAATTAAATACGCTCGCCATCACCTACAGTGATCCGATCACGCTGGAATATCTGCTGGATCACTTCGAACAATTCTTTCTTGGCCAGTAA